Proteins encoded by one window of Cylindrospermum stagnale PCC 7417:
- a CDS encoding transposase: MPLKNRVYICPKSGHIEDRDLNAAKNIQRWFDGTLFLFVQKR; encoded by the coding sequence ATGCCGTTAAAAAACCGCGTCTATATCTGTCCCAAATCTGGTCATATAGAAGACAGAGACTTAAACGCGGCGAAAAATATACAACGATGGTTTGATGGAACTTTATTCCTATTCGTTCAGAAACGGTGA
- a CDS encoding POTRA domain-containing protein, producing the protein MFAHLRLNLWQNIWVLGTVTIAIASSATKSVASSTANWQVEEEPNSVLTQIPSPVRPTVPEPPIKPTTPPSDEDLLQTPPPSPPTAPQTPEIPQTIIINQFEFIGNTAFSNDELAKATQEFIGKSITFTELLQVEAIISRLYTDAGYINSGAVIPAQQSFPKVQAVVKVQIVEGGLEDIQVTGTSRLSPEYIKSRLAIATRRPLNRDRLLQAIQLLQEYPVSVKLSGCLP; encoded by the coding sequence TTGTTTGCCCATCTTCGTCTTAACCTTTGGCAAAATATATGGGTACTTGGTACAGTTACCATAGCGATCGCTAGTAGTGCTACTAAATCTGTTGCTAGTTCCACAGCGAACTGGCAAGTAGAGGAAGAACCCAACTCTGTATTAACTCAAATTCCCTCCCCAGTTAGGCCGACAGTTCCCGAACCGCCGATAAAACCAACCACGCCACCATCTGACGAAGATTTACTGCAAACGCCGCCCCCCAGTCCGCCTACAGCGCCACAAACCCCCGAAATTCCCCAGACAATCATCATTAATCAGTTTGAATTTATCGGCAATACTGCCTTTAGTAATGACGAATTGGCGAAAGCAACTCAGGAATTTATCGGCAAGTCGATTACCTTTACAGAACTACTGCAAGTAGAGGCAATTATCAGCCGATTGTATACCGACGCTGGTTATATTAATTCTGGTGCAGTGATTCCAGCCCAGCAAAGTTTTCCTAAAGTTCAGGCTGTTGTCAAAGTTCAAATTGTGGAAGGCGGCTTAGAAGATATTCAGGTGACAGGCACAAGTCGCTTGAGTCCAGAATATATCAAAAGTCGATTAGCGATCGCCACCCGCAGACCTTTAAATCGCGATCGCTTGCTGCAAGCCATACAACTATTACAGGAATATCCGGTAAGCGTAAAGCTCAGTGGCTGTCTTCCCTGA
- a CDS encoding branched-chain amino acid ABC transporter permease, whose product MDINLFVQQLLNGLSIGSVYAIFALGYTLVYSILGIINLAHGAIFTLGAYFTYTLMGGTFGFNGLLANAALPIQLPFAVALILGSSLAGLVGVGMERIAFQPLRRQGSDPLLTVVSSLGVAVVIVNLIQYLVGAESYTFPANTYGNLPPAINFGSIDHPIPIRSVQVVIFAVSVVIVSILTYFINRTKYGKAMQAIAEDPVTASLLGINTDRFIILTFFISSFLAGMAGTLVASSVSIAGPYFGIAFGLRGLAVIVLGGLGSIPGAVLGGLLIGLVEAFVPADYSGYKDAVAFGILFIMLLVRPQGLLGRRFIQKV is encoded by the coding sequence ATGGATATAAATTTGTTTGTGCAACAATTGTTAAATGGGTTATCTATTGGTAGCGTCTATGCAATTTTTGCCTTGGGATATACCCTGGTTTATTCCATTTTGGGTATCATTAATTTAGCTCATGGGGCAATTTTTACTCTGGGTGCATATTTTACATATACACTCATGGGTGGTACTTTTGGATTTAACGGCTTGTTGGCTAATGCAGCTTTGCCAATACAATTACCATTTGCCGTAGCCTTGATTTTAGGAAGTAGCTTGGCGGGATTAGTAGGGGTGGGGATGGAACGCATCGCCTTTCAACCTCTGCGTCGTCAAGGATCTGACCCCTTGCTGACAGTTGTTTCTAGCTTGGGTGTGGCGGTGGTAATTGTCAACTTAATCCAGTATTTAGTAGGCGCAGAAAGTTACACTTTTCCCGCCAATACTTACGGAAATTTACCCCCAGCGATTAACTTTGGCAGCATCGATCATCCAATTCCTATTCGTAGCGTCCAGGTAGTAATTTTTGCTGTTTCGGTGGTGATTGTCTCTATCCTCACCTATTTTATTAATCGTACTAAATATGGTAAGGCGATGCAAGCGATCGCAGAAGATCCAGTGACTGCGAGTTTGTTAGGAATTAATACAGATCGTTTTATTATCTTGACATTCTTTATCAGCAGTTTCTTAGCAGGAATGGCAGGAACTTTGGTTGCTTCTAGTGTCAGCATTGCTGGGCCATATTTCGGTATTGCTTTCGGATTACGGGGTTTAGCAGTAATTGTTTTAGGTGGTTTAGGTAGTATTCCCGGTGCAGTATTGGGAGGTTTACTTATTGGATTGGTAGAGGCGTTTGTTCCTGCTGATTACTCTGGCTATAAAGATGCTGTAGCCTTTGGCATACTGTTTATTATGCTGTTAGTTAGACCCCAAGGTTTGCTAGGACGTCGGTTTATACAGAAGGTGTAG
- a CDS encoding ABC transporter substrate-binding protein, with protein MKRPAALTTTFLATCTMLLTACGGANNGTNSVNNSPNITTTKTPGTTGVSAAIPIGIAFAQTSNVALLGQEQVAGAKIAEKYFNDQGGINGTPIKLVFQDTSGDEAGAINAFQTLINKDKVIGIVGPTLSQQAFSADPVAERAKVPVLGASNTANKIPEIGDYVARVSAPVSIVAPNSVKAALKQNPQIKKVVVLYAQNDAFSKSETEIFQKTVKDQGLELLTVQKFQTSDTDFQSQATNTINLKPDLIIISGLAADGGNLVRQLRELGYKGLIVGGNGMNTSNIFPVCKALCDGVLIAQAYSPEHPGEINKVFRKAYVEQYKKEPPQFSAQAFAAVQVYVDALQTLDKKSKVNKLPLPQLRTELNKQILAGKYNTPLGEIAFTPIGEVIQKDFYVAQIKIDKDGNKGKFSFVK; from the coding sequence ATGAAAAGACCTGCGGCGCTGACAACTACATTCTTAGCTACTTGTACTATGCTGCTTACAGCTTGCGGTGGCGCTAACAACGGCACAAATTCTGTAAATAATAGCCCAAACATCACTACAACTAAAACCCCAGGAACAACGGGTGTATCTGCTGCTATCCCCATCGGTATCGCTTTCGCCCAGACTAGCAATGTAGCATTACTCGGTCAAGAGCAAGTTGCCGGGGCCAAAATAGCCGAGAAGTATTTTAATGATCAAGGTGGAATCAACGGCACTCCCATTAAATTGGTATTTCAAGACACCAGCGGTGATGAGGCAGGAGCGATTAATGCTTTTCAAACCTTAATCAATAAAGATAAAGTTATTGGTATTGTCGGCCCAACTTTATCACAGCAAGCTTTTAGCGCTGACCCCGTTGCTGAACGTGCCAAAGTACCAGTTCTTGGCGCATCTAATACTGCTAATAAAATTCCCGAAATTGGTGATTATGTGGCTCGTGTATCTGCGCCAGTTTCCATCGTCGCTCCTAATTCAGTCAAAGCCGCACTCAAGCAAAATCCCCAGATTAAAAAAGTTGTAGTTCTCTACGCCCAAAATGATGCCTTTAGTAAGTCAGAAACAGAGATTTTCCAGAAAACAGTTAAGGATCAAGGGCTGGAATTGCTAACAGTGCAAAAGTTCCAAACCAGCGACACAGACTTTCAAAGCCAAGCCACTAATACAATTAACCTCAAACCAGATTTAATCATTATTTCTGGTTTAGCTGCGGATGGCGGTAACTTGGTGCGACAACTGCGGGAACTAGGTTATAAAGGCTTAATTGTTGGCGGTAATGGCATGAACACCTCAAATATATTCCCAGTATGTAAAGCGCTTTGCGATGGTGTATTGATTGCTCAAGCTTACAGTCCAGAGCATCCTGGTGAGATTAACAAAGTATTTCGCAAAGCTTATGTTGAGCAATACAAAAAAGAACCACCCCAATTTAGTGCCCAAGCTTTTGCAGCAGTACAGGTGTATGTAGATGCTCTCCAGACTTTAGATAAAAAGAGCAAAGTAAATAAATTACCATTGCCGCAATTACGCACAGAATTGAATAAGCAGATCCTCGCCGGAAAATATAATACACCCTTGGGTGAAATTGCCTTTACACCCATAGGTGAAGTAATTCAAAAAGATTTCTATGTTGCCCAAATTAAGATTGATAAAGACGGAAATAAAGGAAAATTCTCATTCGTAAAATAG
- a CDS encoding ABC transporter ATP-binding protein has product MSYSIPVANNSIVLEARDLTRRFGGLVAVNNVSFAVNKDEIFGLIGPNGAGKTTLFNLITALIAPSRGKLLYQGAEISQLRPHQIAGLGIARTFQNIRLFGELSALENVIIAQHLHIKSGIIAGVLGLPQASREEQKSRWKALELLELIGLSDRTDEKARNLAYGDQRRLEIARALALQPQVLLLDEPAAGMNPSEKQQLSEFIRELRDRFNLTIILIEHHVPLVMGLCDRIAVLDFGQLIALGEPSVVRNNPAVIEAYLGNE; this is encoded by the coding sequence ATGTCTTACAGTATTCCAGTAGCTAATAACAGTATTGTCTTAGAAGCAAGAGATTTAACTCGCCGCTTTGGGGGTTTAGTGGCGGTGAATAATGTCTCTTTTGCAGTCAATAAAGATGAGATTTTTGGTTTGATTGGCCCGAATGGTGCTGGCAAAACCACACTGTTTAATTTGATTACAGCTTTAATTGCCCCTTCTAGGGGAAAATTGCTGTATCAAGGTGCAGAAATTTCGCAATTACGCCCCCATCAAATTGCCGGGTTAGGTATCGCCCGCACCTTTCAAAATATTCGTCTGTTTGGGGAATTATCGGCGTTAGAAAATGTAATTATTGCCCAACATTTGCATATAAAAAGTGGTATAATAGCTGGAGTTTTGGGATTGCCGCAAGCTTCCAGAGAAGAACAAAAAAGTAGGTGGAAGGCTTTAGAGTTATTGGAGTTGATTGGCTTAAGCGATCGCACTGACGAAAAAGCGAGAAACCTGGCCTATGGTGATCAACGTCGCTTGGAAATCGCTCGTGCACTGGCTTTACAGCCGCAAGTCTTACTTCTCGATGAACCCGCAGCGGGGATGAACCCCAGCGAAAAGCAGCAACTGAGTGAGTTTATCCGCGAATTGCGCGATCGCTTCAATCTGACGATTATCCTGATTGAGCATCATGTACCCTTGGTAATGGGATTGTGCGATCGCATCGCTGTTCTAGATTTTGGACAATTGATTGCTTTGGGTGAACCCTCTGTTGTCAGAAATAATCCGGCTGTAATTGAAGCTTATTTGGGAAATGAATGA
- a CDS encoding fasciclin domain-containing protein, producing MADIIDTAANAGSFNTLIAAIQAANLEDTLKGEGPFTVFAPTDEAFSKLPQGTVDALLQDIPRLQRILTYHVVAGRVLSSDVVKLNSAHTIEGSDVSIDASQGVKVNDANVTQPDITADNGVIHVIDTVLIPA from the coding sequence ATGGCTGACATAATTGATACCGCTGCTAATGCTGGCTCTTTCAACACTCTAATTGCTGCAATCCAAGCGGCTAATTTGGAAGATACTCTTAAAGGTGAAGGTCCATTCACCGTTTTTGCGCCTACTGATGAGGCCTTTTCTAAACTACCACAAGGTACAGTAGATGCATTGCTTCAAGATATTCCCAGACTTCAGAGAATCCTGACTTATCATGTTGTTGCCGGTAGGGTGCTGTCATCTGACGTTGTTAAGCTGAATTCTGCTCACACCATTGAAGGTTCAGATGTGAGCATTGACGCTTCTCAAGGCGTGAAGGTAAATGACGCCAATGTTACCCAGCCTGATATTACTGCTGATAACGGTGTTATTCACGTCATTGATACAGTGTTGATTCCTGCGTAG
- a CDS encoding branched-chain amino acid ABC transporter permease → MTEFFSTYGSLIVSMVLGALLGLSLYLPLMTGQLSLASPGFYALGGYIAAILSTKVFTSSSSSFPIYLLLLEMVIAGLVTGLLGVVVGIPALRLRGIYLAIATIAFVEVLRVLSLNLDITGGAVGIFGIPQPFQTPIEYLWIALPLLIISMVLLYRLERIRVGRAFTAIREDELAAGAMGIDPTYYKVLAFSLGAILAGIVGAISAHFLNTWNARQGTFDASIIYLTFVLIGGSRTFLGSVLGGMVFTALPEVLRNLADTGGLPNWLAQFLRDGRLIIFGSLIVIGTIFFPQGLVTPDIFKRRHKIKDRQR, encoded by the coding sequence ATGACTGAATTTTTCTCTACTTACGGTTCTCTAATTGTCTCTATGGTGTTGGGGGCATTGCTGGGATTATCATTGTACTTACCTTTGATGACAGGGCAATTGTCTTTAGCCAGCCCTGGATTTTATGCTTTAGGTGGGTATATTGCGGCAATTCTCTCCACAAAAGTTTTTACATCTAGCAGTAGTTCATTCCCGATTTACCTACTGTTATTAGAGATGGTAATTGCTGGGTTAGTCACTGGTTTATTGGGCGTTGTCGTGGGAATTCCGGCATTAAGATTGCGGGGAATTTATTTGGCAATTGCTACTATCGCTTTTGTCGAAGTTTTGCGCGTCCTTTCCCTTAACCTGGATATTACTGGCGGTGCTGTCGGGATTTTTGGCATTCCCCAACCATTTCAAACACCAATTGAATATTTGTGGATTGCCTTGCCATTATTAATAATTAGTATGGTGCTACTTTACCGCTTAGAACGGATTCGTGTAGGCAGGGCATTTACAGCCATTCGTGAAGATGAACTAGCAGCGGGGGCGATGGGAATTGACCCTACCTACTACAAAGTTTTAGCTTTCAGTTTAGGGGCAATTTTAGCCGGGATTGTCGGTGCTATTAGCGCCCATTTTCTTAATACCTGGAATGCGCGTCAAGGTACTTTTGACGCTAGTATTATTTACCTAACTTTTGTGTTAATTGGTGGTTCAAGAACTTTTTTGGGTTCGGTATTAGGGGGGATGGTATTTACAGCTTTGCCAGAAGTTTTAAGAAATTTAGCTGACACAGGGGGGTTACCCAATTGGTTAGCACAATTCTTGCGAGATGGGAGATTAATTATTTTTGGTTCACTAATCGTCATCGGCACAATCTTTTTTCCCCAAGGACTGGTAACTCCCGATATCTTTAAAAGACGACACAAAATAAAAGATAGGCAAAGATGA
- a CDS encoding RNA-guided endonuclease InsQ/TnpB family protein: MLVFEFKAYGKSAQLVAIDDAIRTAKFIRNSCIRLWMDVKDTGKNDLQKYCAVLASNFPFANELNSMARQASAERAWSSISRFYDNCKKGIPGLKGYPQFQKDCRSVEYKTSGWKLADDRKSITFTDKKGIGRLKLKGTRDLHFYQMNQIKRVRLVKRADGVYVQFCVDVNRSENIKPTGKTVGLDVGLKEYYTDSDGLMVENPKFLRSGEKVLKRSQRRVSRRVKGSKNRGKARLYLGKRHLKISRQRKDHAVKLARCVVQSNDLIAYEDLRMKNLVKNHCLAKSINDASWYQFRVWIEYFGLVFKRVTVAVNPQYTTQECSSCGEVVKKTLSTRTHSCKCGCVMDRDENAARNILSRGLGTVGHIGTFALDASNALGDESSTHAGVILHEQVMSLIKESQCL; the protein is encoded by the coding sequence ATGCTTGTTTTTGAGTTCAAAGCTTATGGGAAATCAGCGCAACTAGTCGCAATAGATGATGCAATTCGGACTGCTAAGTTCATTCGCAATAGCTGTATTCGGCTATGGATGGATGTTAAAGATACGGGTAAAAATGATTTGCAGAAATATTGTGCTGTACTTGCGTCTAACTTTCCTTTTGCAAACGAACTTAATTCAATGGCTAGACAAGCTTCTGCTGAACGAGCATGGTCTTCTATCTCTAGGTTTTATGACAACTGCAAGAAGGGTATTCCGGGTTTAAAGGGGTATCCTCAATTCCAAAAAGATTGTCGCTCGGTCGAGTACAAGACTTCAGGATGGAAGCTTGCAGATGACCGAAAGTCTATAACTTTTACTGACAAAAAAGGCATTGGACGACTTAAATTAAAAGGCACTCGTGATTTGCACTTTTACCAAATGAATCAAATTAAGCGGGTTCGGTTGGTTAAGCGTGCTGATGGGGTGTATGTCCAATTTTGTGTTGATGTTAATCGGTCTGAAAATATTAAACCAACTGGCAAGACTGTCGGGTTAGATGTTGGGCTAAAGGAATACTACACTGACTCTGACGGCTTGATGGTTGAGAACCCTAAGTTTTTGCGTAGTGGAGAAAAGGTTCTTAAGCGTTCACAACGTCGAGTTTCGAGAAGGGTAAAAGGTTCAAAAAATCGGGGTAAGGCACGGCTTTATTTAGGTAAACGCCACCTCAAAATAAGTAGGCAACGTAAAGATCATGCTGTGAAATTAGCACGGTGCGTAGTTCAGTCTAACGACTTGATAGCCTATGAAGATTTGAGGATGAAAAATCTGGTGAAAAATCACTGTTTAGCCAAGTCTATTAACGATGCATCTTGGTATCAGTTTCGTGTCTGGATTGAATATTTTGGACTCGTATTTAAACGTGTCACGGTTGCGGTTAATCCGCAATACACAACCCAAGAATGCTCTAGCTGTGGTGAAGTTGTTAAAAAAACTCTATCTACCAGAACACACTCTTGTAAGTGTGGTTGCGTGATGGATAGGGACGAAAACGCAGCTAGAAATATCCTTAGTCGGGGATTGGGTACGGTAGGGCATATCGGAACCTTTGCACTTGATGCAAGCAACGCTTTAGGAGATGAGTCCTCTACTCATGCTGGAGTAATCCTGCATGAGCAAGTCATGTCTTTGATTAAAGAATCTCAGTGTCTTTAG
- a CDS encoding hemagglutin-like protein codes for MQGLRRSLFFITLPIVTLGCLASIDTAEGQITPDNSLGAEKSVVNSNTNIDRINGGARRGANLFHSFQEFNVREGRAALFSNPAGIENAQNLDILGKSAVCAGIGATKTCGKRTSNFGSVESKAGDVTLNALGILTIQGSQVENNVNPDAIGQGGDINIQAGSIFLTNGAQLSTNTYGKGNAGNIVIKASDSVTAATNSLILSNIGNSQRRPAEGKVGSIVIEAGTVSLTDNAQLQAGIWSGGRGKPGIVSVKAVKSISFTGIDTGIFSDVEFGAVGDGSPIHLSADSVSFTDGAVLKAINAGQGNAGSIVVKATDSFSAAKSLIWTRWLTT; via the coding sequence ATGCAAGGATTGAGGCGATCGCTCTTTTTTATCACCTTACCCATAGTCACACTGGGGTGTCTTGCATCTATAGACACCGCCGAAGGGCAGATAACTCCTGATAATAGTCTCGGTGCTGAAAAGTCAGTAGTCAACTCAAATACCAACATTGACCGAATTAATGGCGGTGCGCGTCGGGGGGCGAACCTATTTCATAGTTTTCAGGAATTCAATGTACGTGAAGGACGAGCAGCATTATTTTCCAATCCGGCGGGAATAGAAAATGCTCAAAATCTAGATATCTTAGGAAAGAGTGCTGTCTGTGCGGGAATTGGAGCAACCAAAACTTGTGGTAAACGAACATCAAATTTCGGATCTGTTGAGAGCAAAGCAGGTGACGTTACGCTCAATGCTCTGGGAATATTAACTATACAGGGTAGCCAAGTTGAAAATAATGTCAATCCTGATGCGATCGGCCAGGGTGGTGATATTAACATTCAAGCTGGCTCTATCTTTTTAACCAATGGCGCTCAACTATCCACCAATACTTATGGAAAGGGAAATGCTGGCAATATAGTGATTAAAGCTTCTGACAGTGTAACAGCAGCTACTAATAGTTTGATATTGAGCAATATAGGAAACTCTCAGAGACGACCAGCAGAAGGCAAGGTTGGTAGTATTGTGATTGAAGCGGGAACAGTTTCTTTAACCGATAATGCCCAATTGCAAGCTGGGATATGGTCTGGCGGTCGAGGAAAACCTGGAATTGTCTCTGTGAAGGCGGTAAAATCCATCTCGTTTACTGGCATAGATACTGGCATATTCAGCGATGTAGAATTTGGGGCAGTAGGTGATGGTAGTCCGATTCATCTTTCCGCAGATTCAGTTTCTTTCACTGATGGTGCTGTTCTCAAGGCTATTAATGCTGGTCAAGGAAATGCTGGCAGTATAGTAGTCAAAGCAACTGATAGTTTTTCCGCAGCTAAGAGTTTGATCTGGACGCGGTGGCTTACCACCTAG
- a CDS encoding CHAT domain-containing protein, whose product MPKQENLEHYTTKVTQEQLESNVKQLIALLNDKTRFPNEIQESSQQIYEWLMRPVQTKLVDSQIKTLVFVLDGVLRNIPMAVLYDRPSREYLVQKYALVITPGLQLISPRPLADVRLNAMIAGISEQRTFPEENQLFSRLNFVADELGKIEKQLPNSEKLLDQAFLKATLQEHLANAKYTIVHLATHGEFKRMSEKLLVINQTLVDPPKSPLKRGTLTLVPPFLRGDRGDLDQF is encoded by the coding sequence TTGCCGAAACAAGAAAACTTAGAACACTACACTACAAAAGTTACCCAAGAGCAATTAGAAAGCAACGTAAAACAACTAATAGCTCTTCTCAACGATAAAACACGCTTTCCCAATGAAATTCAAGAGTCATCCCAACAAATATACGAATGGTTAATGCGACCAGTACAAACAAAGCTAGTTGATAGTCAAATCAAAACCTTAGTATTTGTATTGGATGGAGTATTACGAAATATTCCTATGGCAGTCCTCTATGATCGCCCCAGTCGGGAATATTTAGTACAAAAATATGCCCTAGTTATCACCCCTGGTCTTCAACTGATCAGTCCTCGCCCTTTAGCAGATGTCCGCCTAAATGCTATGATTGCTGGCATAAGTGAACAGCGGACTTTTCCGGAAGAAAATCAGTTATTTTCTAGACTTAACTTTGTAGCTGATGAATTAGGAAAAATTGAGAAGCAATTACCGAACAGTGAAAAATTACTGGATCAGGCTTTTCTCAAAGCTACGCTGCAAGAGCATCTAGCAAATGCCAAATACACTATTGTTCACTTAGCAACTCATGGAGAGTTTAAGAGGATGTCTGAGAAGTTGTTAGTGATAAATCAAACACTGGTAGATCCCCCTAAATCCCCCTTAAAAAGGGGGACTTTGACTCTTGTTCCCCCCTTTTTAAGGGGGGATAGGGGGGATCTCGATCAATTTTGA
- a CDS encoding FAD-dependent oxidoreductase — MQQNLHPKIQNLVLIGGGHSHAIVLKMFGAKALSGVRLTLITADAHTPYSGMLPGHIAGFYSYDECHIDLQNLAKFAQAQLHIDQVVGLDLENNQVLCANGLAVDFDLLSIDIGSIPAKISVSGAAEYAIAAKPISQLLQHWYQLVEDVTKNPQESISIAIVGGGAGGVELSLAMMAKLQQILHQHQQPSTNLEIHLCQRTGELMPSYDQSVRRLMQQVLTRKGIKLHLGEAVCQIAPKIARGPRELFALKCESGLTVDCHQIFWVTQASAPEWLKAAGLGTDAQGFILVDDRLRSLTHPNIFAAGDIATMVNHPLPKAGVFAVRQGKPLFENLQRYLLGKSLKPYKPQKEYLSLIGTGDKKAICASQQRFAIATRGALTIPPHKLLWHWKDWIDRSFMERFQKIL; from the coding sequence AAATGTTTGGTGCAAAAGCATTATCTGGAGTACGTTTGACGTTAATTACCGCAGATGCACATACACCCTACTCTGGGATGCTACCAGGACACATTGCCGGATTTTATAGCTACGATGAATGCCATATTGACTTGCAAAACTTAGCTAAATTTGCTCAAGCACAGTTACATATTGACCAAGTGGTTGGTCTTGACTTGGAAAATAATCAAGTGCTTTGTGCTAACGGACTGGCGGTAGATTTTGATCTTCTGTCCATTGATATTGGCAGCATACCCGCCAAAATTTCTGTATCAGGTGCAGCAGAATATGCGATCGCTGCTAAACCAATTTCACAACTACTACAACACTGGTATCAATTAGTAGAGGATGTGACGAAAAATCCCCAAGAATCAATTAGCATTGCAATTGTGGGTGGAGGTGCTGGCGGTGTAGAGTTGTCTTTAGCAATGATGGCTAAATTGCAGCAAATTTTACATCAACATCAACAACCAAGCACAAATCTAGAAATTCATTTATGCCAGCGGACTGGGGAGTTGATGCCTAGTTATGATCAATCGGTACGGCGTCTAATGCAGCAAGTTTTAACTCGCAAAGGCATCAAGCTGCATTTGGGGGAAGCTGTTTGTCAAATTGCACCAAAGATAGCCAGAGGCCCTAGAGAATTATTTGCGCTTAAATGTGAATCTGGGTTGACGGTAGATTGTCATCAAATTTTTTGGGTAACGCAAGCTTCAGCACCGGAGTGGTTAAAAGCAGCGGGACTAGGAACTGATGCCCAAGGCTTTATTTTGGTAGATGACAGATTGCGATCGCTAACTCACCCCAATATCTTTGCTGCCGGCGACATTGCGACAATGGTTAATCATCCCCTGCCAAAAGCTGGAGTGTTTGCTGTCAGGCAAGGTAAGCCATTGTTTGAGAACTTGCAGCGGTATTTATTGGGTAAGTCGCTAAAACCCTATAAACCGCAGAAAGAATACCTGAGTTTAATCGGTACAGGAGATAAAAAAGCGATCTGCGCTTCGCAGCAGCGCTTCGCTATCGCCACCAGAGGTGCTTTGACAATACCACCCCACAAACTATTGTGGCACTGGAAAGATTGGATCGACCGCTCCTTCATGGAACGCTTCCAGAAAATCTTGTGA
- a CDS encoding ABC transporter ATP-binding protein encodes MNTDESRYLDNGKDFTILDIQDLDVNYGGIRALKKINLKIQKGEVVTLLGANGAGKSTTLRAISKLVNPQSGAIIYNGRNITRRQPHEVVEIGIAHSPEGRRVLARQTILDNLLLGAYIRSNQAEIKADIQHQFELFPRLAQRRHQLVGTLSGGEQQMLAIARALMSRPKLLLLDEPSLGLAPAIVLEIFSIIENLRATGVTILLVEQNANLALQIADRGYVLEAGSMTLTGAASELINDERIKKAYLG; translated from the coding sequence ATGAACACCGATGAAAGCCGATATTTAGATAATGGCAAAGATTTTACTATTTTAGATATTCAAGACTTGGATGTTAATTATGGTGGCATTCGAGCGCTGAAAAAGATTAATTTAAAGATTCAAAAAGGCGAAGTTGTCACGCTCCTCGGTGCCAACGGTGCAGGCAAAAGTACCACACTCCGCGCTATCTCAAAATTAGTTAATCCTCAAAGTGGGGCAATTATTTATAATGGACGGAATATCACCCGTCGTCAACCTCATGAAGTGGTAGAGATTGGTATCGCTCATTCTCCTGAAGGACGTAGAGTTTTAGCACGGCAAACAATTTTAGATAATTTACTATTGGGTGCTTACATTCGCTCGAATCAAGCAGAGATTAAAGCAGATATTCAACATCAATTTGAACTATTTCCCCGTTTAGCACAAAGACGCCATCAACTAGTAGGAACCCTCAGCGGTGGTGAACAACAAATGTTAGCGATCGCTCGTGCTTTAATGAGTAGACCAAAATTGTTACTTTTAGATGAGCCTAGCTTAGGTTTAGCGCCGGCGATTGTCCTAGAAATTTTCTCAATTATTGAAAATCTGCGGGCTACTGGCGTGACAATTTTGTTAGTTGAACAAAACGCCAATCTGGCTTTACAAATTGCTGATCGCGGTTATGTTTTAGAAGCTGGATCTATGACTTTAACTGGTGCAGCATCAGAATTAATTAATGATGAACGCATTAAAAAGGCTTATTTGGGTTAG